From a single bacterium genomic region:
- a CDS encoding aldo/keto reductase has product MLYRRFGRTELQMPVLSCGGMRYQHKWEDTPLADIPDENQRNLEATIARAIGAGINHIETARGYGSSERQLGQILPKYPRESLIVQTKVAPEADSGVFRKNVLESLERLNLDYVDLLGLHGINNDETYEWSVREGGCLQVARELQSQGLVRHIGFSTHATPEFLPTAIKTDVHGGFDYVNLHWYWIYQRNWGAILEARKRDMGVFIISPSDKGGMLYNPPEKLCRLTEPVHPIIFNDLFCLSHPEVHTLSIGAAKPGDFDLHVEAIENWWDKRDEIVAPVEEALRAEIAKTFDSDYLENFEKGVPEFRHLPGDTNVQIILWLHMLAKSFDLEEYGKMRYNLLGNAGHWFPGTNAADFDEAAMREALRDTADPERIIRTLHEAHEMLVRDPVKRLSES; this is encoded by the coding sequence ATGCTATATCGCCGATTTGGCCGAACTGAATTGCAAATGCCTGTCCTGTCCTGCGGCGGCATGCGATACCAGCACAAGTGGGAGGACACGCCGCTCGCCGACATTCCGGACGAGAATCAGCGCAATCTCGAAGCCACCATCGCTCGCGCGATCGGTGCCGGCATCAACCACATTGAAACGGCACGCGGCTACGGCAGCAGCGAACGTCAGCTTGGCCAGATTCTGCCGAAGTACCCGCGCGAGAGCCTGATCGTCCAGACCAAGGTTGCTCCCGAAGCCGACAGCGGAGTCTTCCGCAAGAACGTCCTAGAATCCCTCGAACGGCTGAATCTCGATTACGTCGATCTGCTCGGCCTGCATGGGATCAACAATGACGAAACCTACGAATGGTCCGTGCGTGAGGGAGGATGTCTGCAAGTCGCGCGCGAGTTGCAAAGCCAGGGCCTCGTTCGACACATCGGTTTCTCGACCCACGCCACGCCGGAGTTCCTGCCCACCGCGATCAAGACCGACGTTCACGGCGGGTTCGACTACGTCAATCTGCACTGGTATTGGATCTACCAAAGAAACTGGGGCGCGATTCTCGAAGCGCGCAAACGCGACATGGGCGTCTTCATTATCAGCCCGTCGGACAAGGGCGGAATGCTGTACAATCCTCCGGAGAAGCTTTGCCGTCTCACCGAGCCCGTCCATCCAATCATCTTCAACGACCTCTTCTGCCTGTCTCATCCCGAGGTTCACACGCTCAGCATCGGCGCAGCGAAACCCGGAGATTTCGACCTGCACGTCGAAGCCATTGAGAATTGGTGGGACAAGCGCGACGAGATCGTCGCACCTGTCGAAGAAGCTCTTCGTGCAGAGATCGCGAAGACTTTCGATTCAGACTATCTGGAGAACTTCGAGAAGGGTGTTCCGGAATTCCGCCATCTGCCCGGCGATACCAATGTGCAGATTATCCTTTGGCTGCATATGCTCGCAAAGAGCTTCGACCTCGAGGAATACGGCAAGATGCGCTACAATCTGCTTGGCAACGCGGGCCACTGGTTTCCAGGAACGAACGCGGCCGATTTCGACGAAGCCGCCATGCGGGAGGCCCTCAGAGACACCGCCGATCCGGAGCGCATCATTCGGACGCTGCATGAAGCGCACGAGATGCTCGTTCGCGACCCAGTGAAGCGCCTCAGCGAGAGCTGA
- a CDS encoding tetratricopeptide repeat protein codes for MIVSTAFGMYRASAMAVAAIAAIILMGCATQDTGPVEEWQQLRDEAQSYFCEWKIGSAINSESQAYDLAKEEFGEDDLRTAEILHGLAQLHRAHGDDEVAEELYHRALRLFEEHYTADDPELAQILANMAQMYADREDFEQAEAYADRSFAIREKAFGPDSPEVGQNYFLYSYIRLSEERINEAEELALRCFELRKPLGDDNESLCDELGHLATVYEFQDRYEEALELRKRAVALYEDEIAIVYPDGYINVLNGLVNTELMLGMNEEAEEHLLKALEIAQDFFGPSDAHTAEEMVGIAEVHTFVIKSDQAKDWIGKAMEAVGKAFDPNSPEYSAMHWKLEQMRSSLDDSEGALELANEWLEHAREKYETDGDARGMIIAHDAVAGALIRLKRRDETILHLEKMLKFQEIHYGANHSEVGMTHLLLACHSLLKGDKTRVEQEVAWVRAVWMTAPIDENLERVEQLQPYIRYFESQGRHDVVALILTRIVAVYDEILGPTDEKTFETLSDLTEAYSNDGDMEGALDVLKDVVARRRESPGKYQIKMISAMDDLASYYDWLDMYEESEPIYRDEIDLLTANVGPEDSWTADAWNNLGYSLWLQDKDEEAEEAYKKSIAIYDSISQDTRGRRASPTYNLALLYEYHDRAEDAERCFMQCLAMEEGELGPDHPEVAATLRSIATFYRNLGRDAEAEEFDQRATNIDGEE; via the coding sequence ATGATTGTGTCTACAGCGTTTGGGATGTATCGGGCGAGTGCGATGGCCGTCGCAGCCATCGCTGCGATCATTTTGATGGGTTGCGCCACCCAGGACACGGGTCCCGTCGAGGAGTGGCAGCAATTGCGCGACGAAGCGCAGTCCTATTTCTGCGAATGGAAAATCGGATCTGCTATCAATTCAGAATCCCAGGCCTATGACCTCGCCAAGGAGGAATTCGGCGAGGATGATCTCAGGACCGCAGAGATTCTTCATGGCTTGGCGCAATTGCACCGCGCTCACGGAGATGACGAGGTCGCCGAGGAGTTGTATCATCGAGCGCTTCGACTCTTTGAAGAGCACTACACGGCCGACGATCCGGAGCTCGCCCAGATTCTGGCGAATATGGCCCAAATGTACGCCGACAGGGAGGACTTCGAGCAGGCAGAGGCATACGCCGACCGCTCGTTTGCAATCCGAGAGAAGGCCTTCGGACCGGATTCGCCGGAGGTTGGCCAGAACTACTTTCTATACAGCTACATCCGACTTTCCGAGGAGAGGATCAACGAGGCGGAAGAATTGGCTCTCAGATGTTTCGAACTCCGCAAACCACTCGGCGATGACAATGAGTCTCTCTGCGATGAGCTCGGTCATCTTGCGACCGTGTACGAGTTCCAGGATCGATATGAGGAGGCGCTGGAGCTTCGAAAACGCGCCGTTGCCCTTTATGAAGACGAAATCGCAATTGTCTACCCGGATGGATACATTAACGTGCTCAATGGACTCGTGAATACCGAGTTGATGCTCGGCATGAACGAAGAAGCCGAAGAGCACCTCCTGAAGGCCCTTGAGATCGCCCAGGACTTCTTCGGTCCATCCGATGCTCACACAGCTGAGGAGATGGTAGGGATTGCCGAGGTGCATACATTCGTCATCAAGAGCGATCAGGCAAAAGACTGGATCGGGAAGGCCATGGAGGCGGTCGGCAAAGCCTTTGACCCGAACAGCCCGGAATATTCCGCAATGCATTGGAAACTCGAGCAGATGCGCAGTTCACTCGATGACTCGGAAGGAGCTTTGGAACTGGCCAATGAATGGCTGGAGCATGCGAGGGAGAAGTATGAGACCGATGGAGATGCCAGAGGGATGATCATCGCCCATGACGCTGTTGCAGGCGCCCTGATCAGGCTGAAGCGCCGGGACGAGACAATACTCCATCTTGAGAAAATGCTCAAGTTCCAGGAAATCCACTACGGTGCAAACCATAGCGAAGTTGGAATGACCCACCTCCTTCTAGCCTGCCATAGTCTTCTGAAAGGCGACAAGACACGAGTTGAGCAAGAGGTTGCCTGGGTTCGAGCAGTTTGGATGACGGCTCCAATCGATGAGAATCTGGAGAGGGTGGAACAATTGCAGCCATACATCCGGTATTTTGAATCCCAAGGCCGACACGATGTCGTGGCACTCATCCTGACACGCATCGTCGCGGTGTACGATGAGATCCTCGGTCCGACCGACGAGAAGACATTTGAAACCCTCTCCGATCTCACCGAGGCCTACTCCAATGACGGAGATATGGAGGGCGCACTCGATGTCCTCAAGGACGTCGTAGCCCGACGACGCGAAAGCCCCGGGAAGTACCAGATTAAAATGATCAGCGCGATGGATGATCTGGCTTCCTACTACGACTGGCTGGATATGTACGAAGAATCCGAACCGATCTACCGCGACGAGATCGATCTCCTCACTGCGAATGTTGGCCCTGAAGACTCTTGGACGGCCGATGCATGGAACAATCTGGGATATTCCCTCTGGCTCCAGGACAAAGACGAGGAAGCGGAAGAAGCCTATAAGAAATCCATCGCCATCTACGACTCGATCAGTCAAGACACACGCGGACGGCGAGCTTCTCCCACGTACAATCTTGCGCTTCTCTACGAATATCATGACAGAGCGGAAGACGCAGAGCGTTGTTTCATGCAGTGCCTCGCCATGGAAGAAGGCGAACTCGGCCCCGACCATCCCGAAGTCGCCGCCACCCTGCGCAGCATCGCCACCTTCTACAGAAACCTTGGCCGCGACGCTGAAGCAGAAGAATTCGACCAACGCGCTACCAATATCGATGGGGAGGAGTAG
- a CDS encoding tetratricopeptide repeat protein: MEDLRSFRERFGDDEEALRRELEELESSVAPDLSRRHGIVGRLAEICLERKQFDEADHFAARLVELAVEEYGPIHIRVAGSLSSLATIRRKWGNWEEAKVPFYRAIEVARQVPATRTLEQGQEFLRNARDLFARGYVEEAVLDLELACPILLRHLGPDHRDYLRALQFLATAYSEIPDLDSARPIQKELLEHWRRNGGEQNGMLETALQNMARLESRAGALVEALEYFLEWRDLCLQAYGYYDLLTANAYAELGGCLRYMKRWEEAKEILEMALEIYKELDASRHPGSIEPRLDLAWVEGNTGGLQAAQSLYHEALDIQIETTGEIHPEVHRILKILASFHGMRGRHDIADQLDEDVRRIKKALEDRPANA, encoded by the coding sequence ATGGAAGACCTGCGGAGTTTCAGGGAACGATTTGGAGACGATGAGGAAGCGCTTCGCCGCGAGCTTGAAGAACTGGAGAGCTCGGTCGCTCCGGATCTGTCTCGTCGACATGGGATCGTTGGTCGCCTGGCGGAGATCTGTCTGGAACGGAAGCAATTCGACGAGGCCGATCACTTCGCCGCACGCCTCGTTGAACTCGCTGTCGAAGAATACGGTCCGATTCATATCCGCGTGGCGGGCAGCCTCTCAAGTCTCGCAACGATCCGTCGGAAGTGGGGGAACTGGGAAGAGGCCAAGGTGCCATTCTATCGGGCAATCGAGGTCGCGCGACAGGTTCCCGCAACGCGCACGCTCGAGCAAGGCCAGGAGTTCCTCCGCAATGCACGTGATCTCTTCGCTCGCGGTTACGTGGAAGAAGCTGTCCTCGACCTGGAATTGGCCTGCCCGATTCTTCTCAGACACCTCGGCCCAGACCACCGAGATTACCTGAGGGCACTCCAGTTCCTGGCCACTGCCTACTCAGAGATCCCGGATCTGGACAGCGCCCGGCCGATCCAGAAGGAACTGCTGGAACATTGGCGCCGGAACGGCGGCGAGCAGAATGGCATGCTCGAGACGGCCCTTCAAAATATGGCTCGTCTCGAATCGCGGGCTGGCGCGTTGGTTGAGGCTCTGGAGTACTTCCTGGAATGGCGAGACCTTTGCCTGCAGGCCTATGGGTACTACGACCTCCTGACGGCCAATGCCTACGCCGAACTCGGTGGGTGCCTGCGTTACATGAAGCGATGGGAAGAGGCGAAAGAAATCCTGGAGATGGCGCTTGAGATTTATAAGGAACTGGACGCCTCTCGCCATCCCGGCAGCATCGAGCCACGCCTGGACCTTGCCTGGGTCGAAGGGAATACGGGTGGACTGCAAGCCGCCCAAAGCCTCTACCACGAAGCGCTCGACATACAGATCGAAACCACCGGAGAGATCCATCCCGAGGTCCACCGCATTCTCAAGATCCTGGCCAGCTTTCACGGTATGCGTGGGCGACATGATATCGCCGACCAACTCGATGAGGATGTCAGGCGGATCAAGAAGGCCTTGGAAGATCGTCCGGCGAACGCGTAG
- a CDS encoding NAD-dependent epimerase/dehydratase family protein, with protein sequence MVTGSNGLIGSECVQHFDDLGWEVVGVDNNMRRQFFGPDGDTLWNLERLRAATRNFRHCDSDIRDRDFIDRLLGEVRPDLVIHAAAQPSHDLAARIPVDDFEVNANGTLNLLEATRQHAPEAVFVFMSTNKVYGDAPNSLPLEELETRWDFADERRGVGIDERMSIDQSMHSLFGVSKVAADVMTQEYGHYFGMKTVCLRGGCLTGPAHSGAQLHGFLSYLVKCAMRGDKYTVFGYKGKQVRDNIHSYDVCRAIEVFAANPRPGEVYNIGGGPGNSVSILEVIARIEELSGRRLDWEYSDKARSGDHICYYTDLGKFRRDYPEWDITKSLDDILKEEIAQVEKSLG encoded by the coding sequence ATCGTAACGGGCAGCAATGGACTGATCGGCTCGGAGTGCGTCCAGCACTTTGACGATCTCGGCTGGGAAGTCGTCGGCGTGGACAATAATATGCGCCGCCAGTTTTTCGGGCCGGACGGCGATACGCTTTGGAATCTGGAGCGCCTGCGCGCCGCGACGCGCAACTTCCGCCACTGCGACAGCGACATCCGCGACCGCGATTTCATCGACCGCCTGCTCGGCGAAGTCCGCCCCGACCTGGTCATTCACGCCGCCGCCCAGCCCAGCCACGATCTCGCCGCCCGCATTCCGGTCGACGATTTCGAGGTGAACGCCAACGGCACTCTGAACCTCCTCGAGGCCACCCGCCAGCACGCTCCCGAAGCCGTCTTTGTCTTCATGAGCACCAACAAGGTCTACGGCGACGCGCCCAACTCGCTGCCTCTCGAAGAGCTTGAAACCCGCTGGGATTTCGCCGACGAGCGCCGCGGCGTGGGAATCGACGAGCGGATGTCGATCGACCAGTCAATGCACTCGCTCTTCGGCGTGTCGAAGGTCGCCGCCGACGTCATGACCCAAGAGTACGGCCACTACTTCGGAATGAAGACAGTCTGCCTGCGCGGCGGCTGCCTGACCGGTCCGGCCCACAGCGGCGCCCAGCTCCACGGCTTCCTTAGTTACCTCGTGAAGTGCGCCATGCGGGGTGACAAGTACACCGTCTTCGGCTATAAGGGGAAGCAGGTCCGCGACAACATCCACAGTTACGACGTGTGCCGGGCGATCGAGGTCTTCGCAGCAAATCCTCGCCCCGGCGAGGTCTACAACATCGGCGGCGGCCCAGGGAACTCGGTTTCGATTCTCGAAGTCATCGCACGAATCGAGGAACTCTCCGGACGGCGTCTGGACTGGGAATACAGCGACAAAGCCCGCAGCGGCGATCACATCTGCTACTACACCGACCTCGGGAAATTCCGCCGCGACTACCCCGAGTGGGATATCACGAAGTCACTGGATGATATTCTGAAGGAAGAAATCGCCCAGGTAGAGAAGAGCCTGGGGTAG
- a CDS encoding response regulator, producing MMPDRPKVCVIDDEREVCDLIRLMLESRQFACCIAHDGESGLACIRATLPVLVVLDMKMPKMNGYQLLMELRKDETTKNIPAMVLTGLTQETGRSDDEWRRSIGADAFMTKPIDPDTFLEKVAELTKREVASGE from the coding sequence ATGATGCCCGATCGGCCAAAGGTTTGTGTGATCGATGACGAGCGCGAGGTGTGCGATCTGATCCGGCTGATGCTGGAGTCGCGCCAGTTCGCCTGCTGCATCGCCCACGACGGCGAGTCGGGGCTGGCCTGCATCCGGGCAACGCTCCCCGTCCTGGTCGTGCTGGACATGAAGATGCCGAAGATGAACGGCTACCAGCTGCTGATGGAACTACGGAAGGACGAGACGACGAAGAACATCCCAGCCATGGTCCTGACAGGGCTGACCCAGGAAACGGGGCGTTCGGACGACGAATGGCGGCGCTCGATCGGAGCCGATGCCTTCATGACCAAGCCCATCGACCCGGATACGTTCCTGGAGAAGGTTGCGGAGTTGACGAAGAGGGAAGTGGCTAGTGGGGAATAG